The Aurantiacibacter gangjinensis genome includes a region encoding these proteins:
- the rpoC gene encoding DNA-directed RNA polymerase subunit beta' → MNELTKFTNQLAKPETFDQIQIGLASPERIRSWSFGEIKKPETINYRTFKPERDGLFCARIFGPVKDYECLCGKYKRMKYKGVVCEKCGVEVTVTKVRRERMGHIELAAPVAHIWFLKSLPSRIGLLLDMQLKQLERVLYFESYIVTEPGLTPLEKFQLLTEDELLDAQDEYGEDAFTAGIGAEAVKIMLMDLDLEQERADLLEELETTKSTLKPKKIIKRLKVVESFIDSGNRPEWMILEVVPVIPPELRPLVPLDGGRFATSDLNDLYRRVINRNNRLKRLMELRAPDIIVRNEKRMLQEAVDALFDNGRRGRVITGANKRPLKSLSDMLKGKQGRFRQNLLGKRVDYSGRSVIVTGPELKLHQCGLPKKMALELFKPFIYARLDAKGLSMTLKQAKKWVEKERKEVWDILDEVIREHPVLLNRAPTLHRLGIQAFEPVLIEGKAIQLHPLVCSAFNADFDGDQMAVHVPLSLEAQLEARVLMMSTNNILSPANGKPIIVPSQDMVLGLYYLSMDREGEPGEGKVLGDIDEVHQALHVGAVTLHSKITTRVPQTDEKGKTYMQRVETTPGRMLIAECLPKSHKVPFEVVNRLLTKKDIGDVIDEVYRHTGQKDTVLFADAIMVLGFRHAFKAGISFGKDDMIIPDTKDGMIDETKALVADYEQQYQDGFITQQEKYNKVIDAWSRCGDQVANAMMEEIKATPKDDDGREAAINSIYMMSHSGARGSPAQMKQLAGMRGLMAKPSGEIIETPIISNFKEGLTVLEYFNSTHGARKGLADTALKTANSGYLTRRLVDVSQDCVIVEEDCKTSNALEMRAIVQGGSVIASLGERILGRTVQDDIINAATDEVIVKAGTMIDEPMAKAIEDAEVQQAKIRSPLVCEAEQGVCAKCYGRDLARGTPVNIGEAVGVIAAQSIGEPGTQLTMRTFHIGGAAQVNETSHLESMSDGKVVYRDMPTIKDKKGRRLSLARSGEMVVIDNEGRERAIHRVPYGTVLMFKDGAKVKEGDRLAEWDPFTLPIITEQAGTVRYQDLVEGKTLEERTDDATGIAQRVVIEYRATGRSKKDDLRPRITLLNDAGDETEAARYMLAPGTTLSVDDGQEVQAGDIIARASREASKTRDITGGLPRVAELFEARIPKDAAVIAKIDGKMEFIRDYKAKRKIAIVPEEGDPVEYLVPKTKVIDVQEGDFVKKGDTLISGSPNPHDILEVLGIEALAEYLCTEIQEVYRLQGVKINDKHIEVIVRQMLQKVEITDGGDTTLLPGEQVDLDEMNDVNSKLPPRKKKAVGKPILLGITKASLQTRSFISAASFQETTRVLTQAAVEGKKDTLIGLKENVIVGRLIPAGTGAGMNRLRVTASSRDAALRAQYKKMQDALVAAEEAEAAAKAEDLVAPESAEAEHEAELAQGPEAAIGDDPLARVEGETHGTDADAGDYLNEDAADHDGTVEEAEADTTETKPDDTAE, encoded by the coding sequence ATGAACGAACTGACCAAATTCACGAACCAGCTGGCGAAGCCCGAAACCTTCGACCAGATCCAGATCGGCCTTGCTTCGCCGGAGCGTATCCGCAGCTGGTCCTTCGGCGAAATCAAGAAGCCGGAAACGATCAATTACCGTACGTTCAAGCCCGAGCGTGACGGCCTGTTCTGTGCGCGCATCTTCGGTCCCGTGAAGGATTACGAATGCCTGTGCGGCAAGTACAAGCGCATGAAATACAAGGGCGTCGTCTGCGAAAAGTGCGGCGTTGAAGTCACCGTTACCAAGGTGCGCCGTGAGCGTATGGGCCACATCGAACTGGCCGCGCCTGTCGCTCACATCTGGTTCCTGAAGTCGCTGCCTTCGCGCATCGGCCTGCTGCTCGATATGCAGCTGAAGCAGCTCGAGCGCGTGCTGTATTTCGAAAGCTACATCGTGACCGAGCCCGGCCTCACGCCGCTGGAGAAGTTCCAGCTGCTGACCGAGGACGAGCTGCTCGACGCGCAGGACGAATATGGCGAAGACGCTTTCACAGCCGGCATCGGTGCCGAAGCGGTGAAGATCATGCTGATGGATCTCGATCTGGAGCAGGAGCGTGCCGACCTTCTTGAAGAGCTGGAGACGACCAAGTCCACGCTCAAGCCCAAGAAGATCATCAAGCGCCTGAAGGTCGTCGAAAGCTTCATCGATTCGGGCAACCGCCCGGAATGGATGATCCTCGAAGTCGTGCCGGTCATCCCGCCGGAACTGCGCCCGCTGGTGCCGCTGGATGGCGGCCGTTTCGCGACGTCCGACCTCAACGATCTCTATCGCCGCGTCATCAACCGTAACAACCGCCTGAAGCGCCTTATGGAGCTGCGCGCGCCGGACATCATCGTCCGCAACGAAAAGCGCATGCTGCAGGAAGCTGTCGATGCGCTGTTCGACAACGGTCGCCGTGGCCGCGTCATCACGGGTGCCAACAAGCGTCCGCTGAAGTCGCTCTCCGACATGCTCAAGGGCAAGCAGGGCCGCTTCCGCCAGAACCTTCTGGGCAAGCGCGTCGACTATTCGGGTCGTTCGGTCATCGTAACCGGTCCGGAATTGAAGCTGCACCAGTGCGGCCTGCCCAAGAAGATGGCCTTGGAGCTGTTCAAGCCGTTCATCTACGCGCGCCTCGACGCCAAGGGTCTTTCGATGACCCTCAAGCAGGCGAAGAAGTGGGTGGAGAAAGAGCGCAAGGAAGTCTGGGACATCCTCGACGAAGTCATTCGCGAGCACCCTGTGCTTCTCAACCGCGCACCGACGCTCCACCGCCTCGGCATCCAGGCGTTCGAGCCCGTACTGATCGAAGGCAAGGCCATCCAGCTGCACCCGCTCGTCTGCTCGGCCTTCAACGCCGACTTCGACGGCGACCAGATGGCCGTCCACGTGCCGCTTTCGCTGGAAGCCCAGCTGGAAGCACGCGTGCTGATGATGTCGACGAACAACATCCTCAGCCCCGCCAATGGCAAGCCGATCATCGTGCCTTCGCAGGACATGGTGCTGGGTCTCTATTATCTCTCCATGGACCGCGAAGGCGAGCCGGGCGAAGGCAAAGTTCTGGGCGATATCGACGAGGTGCACCAAGCGCTTCACGTCGGTGCCGTCACGCTGCACTCCAAGATCACGACCCGCGTCCCGCAGACGGATGAGAAGGGCAAGACTTACATGCAGCGGGTCGAAACGACGCCTGGCCGCATGTTGATCGCCGAGTGCCTGCCCAAGAGCCACAAGGTGCCATTCGAGGTCGTCAACCGTCTTCTCACCAAGAAGGATATCGGTGACGTGATCGACGAGGTCTATCGTCACACCGGCCAGAAGGACACGGTGCTGTTTGCCGACGCCATCATGGTGCTGGGCTTCCGCCACGCGTTCAAGGCGGGCATCAGCTTCGGCAAGGACGATATGATCATCCCGGACACCAAGGACGGTATGATCGACGAGACCAAGGCGCTGGTTGCCGATTACGAGCAGCAGTACCAGGACGGCTTCATCACCCAGCAGGAAAAGTACAACAAGGTGATCGACGCCTGGAGCCGTTGCGGCGACCAGGTGGCGAACGCCATGATGGAAGAGATCAAGGCGACGCCGAAGGACGACGATGGTCGTGAAGCGGCGATCAACTCGATCTACATGATGAGCCACTCCGGTGCCCGTGGTAGCCCGGCGCAGATGAAGCAGCTCGCCGGTATGCGCGGCCTGATGGCCAAGCCTTCGGGTGAGATCATCGAGACGCCGATCATCAGTAACTTCAAGGAAGGCCTGACCGTTCTTGAATACTTCAACTCCACCCACGGCGCCCGCAAGGGTCTGGCCGATACGGCGTTGAAGACGGCGAACTCGGGCTACCTGACCCGCCGCCTGGTCGACGTGTCGCAGGACTGCGTCATCGTCGAAGAGGATTGCAAGACCAGCAATGCGCTGGAAATGCGCGCCATCGTGCAGGGCGGCAGCGTGATCGCCTCGCTGGGCGAGCGTATCCTTGGCCGGACGGTGCAGGATGACATCATCAACGCCGCTACCGACGAAGTGATCGTCAAGGCCGGCACGATGATCGACGAGCCGATGGCCAAGGCCATCGAGGATGCCGAAGTGCAGCAGGCGAAGATCCGTTCGCCGCTGGTCTGCGAAGCCGAGCAGGGCGTGTGCGCCAAGTGCTACGGTCGTGACCTTGCACGCGGTACGCCGGTAAATATCGGTGAAGCCGTCGGCGTGATCGCCGCGCAGTCCATCGGTGAGCCGGGCACGCAGCTGACGATGCGGACCTTCCACATCGGTGGTGCGGCGCAGGTGAATGAAACCAGCCACCTTGAAAGCATGTCGGACGGCAAGGTCGTCTATCGCGACATGCCCACCATCAAGGACAAGAAAGGCCGCCGCCTTTCGCTCGCCCGCTCCGGCGAGATGGTCGTGATCGACAATGAAGGTCGCGAGCGCGCCATCCACCGCGTGCCCTACGGTACCGTCCTCATGTTCAAGGATGGCGCCAAGGTGAAGGAAGGCGATCGTCTGGCGGAATGGGATCCGTTCACCCTGCCGATCATCACCGAGCAGGCGGGTACCGTTCGCTATCAGGATCTTGTCGAAGGCAAGACACTGGAAGAACGCACCGACGATGCCACCGGTATCGCCCAGCGCGTGGTCATCGAGTACCGCGCCACGGGCCGTTCGAAGAAGGATGACCTGCGTCCGCGCATCACCCTTTTGAACGATGCCGGGGACGAAACCGAAGCGGCACGGTACATGCTTGCTCCGGGTACCACGCTGTCGGTCGATGACGGGCAGGAAGTGCAGGCCGGTGACATCATCGCACGTGCCAGCCGCGAAGCGTCGAAGACGCGCGACATCACCGGCGGTCTGCCGCGTGTTGCCGAGCTGTTCGAAGCGCGTATTCCGAAGGACGCCGCCGTGATCGCCAAGATCGACGGCAAGATGGAGTTCATTCGCGACTACAAGGCCAAGCGCAAGATCGCCATCGTTCCGGAAGAGGGCGATCCGGTGGAGTACCTGGTGCCGAAGACCAAGGTCATCGACGTGCAGGAAGGCGACTTCGTGAAGAAGGGCGATACGCTCATTTCGGGTTCGCCCAATCCGCACGACATTCTGGAAGTGCTGGGGATCGAGGCGCTGGCCGAATATCTCTGCACCGAAATCCAGGAAGTCTACCGATTGCAGGGTGTGAAGATCAACGACAAGCACATCGAGGTGATCGTTCGCCAGATGCTGCAAAAGGTCGAGATCACCGATGGCGGCGACACCACGCTGCTGCCGGGCGAGCAGGTGGACCTGGACGAGATGAACGACGTCAATTCCAAGCTTCCCCCGCGCAAGAAGAAGGCGGTCGGCAAGCCGATCCTGCTTGGTATCACCAAGGCAAGCCTGCAGACCCGCAGCTTCATCTCGGCGGCCTCCTTCCAGGAAACCACCCGCGTGCTGACGCAGGCGGCGGTTGAAGGGAAGAAGGACACGCTGATCGGCCTGAAGGAAAACGTGATCGTGGGTCGCCTCATCCCGGCAGGTACGGGCGCCGGCATGAACCGCCTGCGCGTTACCGCTTCCAGCCGCGATGCTGCGCTTCGTGCTCAGTACAAGAAGATGCAGGATGCGCTGGTCGCTGCCGAGGAAGCCGAAGCGGCTGCCAAGGCAGAAGACCTGGTTGCCCCTGAATCTGCCGAAGCCGAACACGAAGCCGAACTGGCGCAAGGTCCGGAAGCAGCGATCGGCGACGATCCGCTGGCACGCGTGGAGGGCGAAACCCATGGCACCGATGCCGATGCGGGCGACTACCTCAACGAAGACGCTGCCGATCACGACGGTACGGTGGAAGAGGCCGAAGCCGACACCACCGAAACCAAGCCGGATGATACCGCCGAATAA
- the gltX gene encoding glutamate--tRNA ligase — protein MTTITRFAPSPTGRLHVGNIRTALHNWMLAQKAGGRFMLRIDDTDAERSREEYVEAIREDLAWLGLHPDGEERQSARLSLYDEAFERLKDAGRVYPAYETQQELELKRKVQLGRGLPPIYDRAALALSEDDRAANEAAGEMPHWRFRLDHDEPITWEDGVRGAQKFDAAQLSDPVIRRADGSWLYMLPSCVDDIDMGITDVLRGEDHVSNTAVQVQMFTALGAQPPRFAHEALLVGREGKLSKRLGSLGCDAFRERGIEPEALIALLARLGTSLPVEPIAHRDTLVGTFDLSTFGRAPAKFDDAELDRVNTAIVHQLDYADVADRLPHGMYDAAWHAIRPNLETVGGAREWWAIVQGPVTPPEMNGDTRAYLAEAASTLEWSATPWQDLTATLKAQTGRKGKDLFLPLRQALTGQNHGPDMGELLPLIGEKEARKRLQNAASS, from the coding sequence ATGACCACGATCACCCGCTTCGCGCCGTCGCCCACGGGCCGCCTGCATGTCGGCAATATCCGCACCGCGCTGCACAACTGGATGCTGGCGCAAAAGGCCGGTGGGCGCTTCATGTTGCGCATCGACGATACCGATGCAGAGCGCAGCCGCGAGGAGTATGTCGAAGCGATCCGCGAGGATCTGGCGTGGCTGGGCCTGCACCCCGATGGCGAGGAACGGCAATCTGCACGGCTTTCGCTGTATGATGAGGCGTTCGAACGGCTGAAGGACGCAGGCCGCGTCTATCCGGCCTATGAAACGCAGCAGGAACTCGAACTGAAGCGCAAGGTCCAGCTCGGGCGCGGACTGCCGCCGATCTATGATCGGGCTGCGCTCGCCCTGTCCGAAGACGACCGCGCCGCCAACGAAGCTGCCGGCGAGATGCCCCACTGGCGCTTCCGCCTCGATCATGATGAGCCCATCACGTGGGAAGACGGGGTGCGGGGCGCGCAGAAATTCGACGCTGCCCAGCTCTCCGATCCGGTCATCCGCCGCGCCGATGGCTCGTGGCTCTATATGCTGCCCAGCTGTGTCGACGATATCGACATGGGCATTACCGATGTGCTGCGCGGGGAAGATCATGTGTCGAACACCGCAGTGCAGGTGCAGATGTTTACAGCGCTCGGCGCCCAGCCGCCGCGCTTCGCGCATGAGGCGCTGCTGGTGGGGCGTGAAGGCAAGCTCTCCAAGCGCCTGGGATCGCTCGGCTGCGATGCTTTCCGCGAACGCGGTATCGAGCCCGAAGCATTGATCGCGCTGCTGGCCCGGCTCGGCACCAGCCTGCCGGTGGAGCCTATCGCCCATCGCGACACGCTTGTTGGCACCTTCGACCTTTCGACTTTCGGGCGCGCGCCCGCCAAGTTCGACGATGCCGAGCTTGACCGCGTCAACACCGCCATCGTCCACCAGTTGGACTATGCAGACGTCGCGGATCGCCTGCCGCACGGCATGTACGATGCCGCGTGGCACGCCATCCGCCCCAATCTCGAAACCGTGGGCGGTGCAAGGGAATGGTGGGCTATCGTACAGGGCCCGGTCACGCCGCCCGAGATGAACGGCGATACGCGGGCTTATCTCGCCGAAGCGGCCAGTACCCTCGAGTGGTCTGCCACGCCATGGCAGGATCTGACCGCCACGCTGAAGGCGCAGACGGGTCGCAAGGGAAAAGACCTGTTCCTGCCGCTGCGACAGGCACTCACGGGGCAGAACCATGGTCCGGACATGGGTGAGCTGCTGCCGCTGATTGGGGAAAAAGAGGCGCGCAAACGCCTTCAGAATGCAGCTTCATCCTGA
- a CDS encoding TonB-dependent receptor, with the protein MRFTVITALLATAAMPVSALAQDAANDEDTDGEVVHQDRIVVRAPGVDELSILAGTSIVQGEDLLREQSGQIGEVLDGLPGVATTGFAPGASRPILRGLDGERVRVLTDGIGNIDASNTSADHGVSIDPLTAERIEVLRGPATLLYGSSAVGGAVNVISRSLPRTMPEGGMDVEALAAYDTAYDLRQIGGSFNVALSDDFVLHANGSYRETDDFEIPDFQLTPDLRADLLADAAEEEDEGEFEEAEELREQANVEGFVPNSYTETYSFGVGMGYVGEGLRIAASAGYYDTLYGIPAGPGGHGHGHGGDDHDDDHDDDHDDDHGEEEGEENIAIDLKQVRFDFEAGVALGGFFDELVVRLGHSDYTHTELEGDEIGTVFDVRGTEGRFELTQAPTENWRGAIGAQFYLRDFQAIGEEAFVAPNETEQFALFTLQELMFGPVELEIGARYENTTQSSAPLGIERDFDTFSGAVGLAYTVSRDARIGFNATRTERAPAGEELFADGPHLATQQFEIGDPDLGVESVWGLEGYFDANIGRVQARVAAFYNTFDDFIYLSETGEEEDELPVFEFLQNDADFYGFEVEASAPIATFSGGTILADVGASYVEAELNDGTPLPRIPPLELSGALEWQSDLFDLRGEVEWYDDQTRTAPFEEETEGFTHVNLSAAIHPFRGDRFVLLLQANNIFDVEGRRHTSFTKEFVPLAGRNFRITARTRF; encoded by the coding sequence ATGCGTTTCACTGTAATTACCGCCCTGCTGGCGACAGCAGCCATGCCCGTCTCCGCGCTCGCGCAGGATGCCGCGAACGATGAGGATACCGACGGCGAAGTCGTGCACCAGGATCGCATCGTCGTCCGCGCCCCCGGCGTGGACGAGCTGAGCATCCTTGCCGGCACATCCATTGTGCAGGGCGAGGATTTGCTGCGCGAGCAATCGGGACAGATCGGCGAAGTGCTCGACGGTCTGCCGGGCGTCGCCACCACCGGCTTCGCGCCGGGTGCCTCGCGCCCGATCCTGCGCGGCCTCGATGGGGAGCGCGTACGGGTGCTGACCGACGGCATCGGCAATATCGATGCCTCCAACACCTCCGCCGACCACGGCGTCTCGATCGACCCGCTGACGGCGGAACGGATCGAAGTGCTGCGCGGGCCTGCAACGCTGCTTTACGGCTCCTCGGCAGTGGGCGGCGCGGTCAACGTTATCAGCCGCAGCCTGCCGCGCACCATGCCCGAAGGCGGCATGGACGTGGAAGCGCTGGCCGCTTACGACACGGCTTACGACCTGCGCCAGATCGGCGGTTCCTTTAACGTCGCGCTGTCGGATGACTTCGTGCTGCACGCCAATGGCAGTTACCGCGAGACGGACGATTTCGAGATCCCCGACTTCCAGCTGACGCCGGACCTGCGCGCCGACCTGTTGGCCGACGCCGCCGAGGAAGAGGACGAAGGCGAGTTCGAGGAAGCCGAAGAGCTGCGCGAACAGGCCAATGTCGAAGGCTTCGTGCCTAATAGCTACACAGAGACCTACTCCTTCGGCGTAGGCATGGGCTATGTCGGCGAAGGCCTGCGCATCGCGGCGTCTGCGGGCTATTACGACACGCTTTATGGCATTCCGGCCGGCCCCGGCGGCCATGGTCATGGCCATGGCGGAGACGATCATGACGACGATCATGATGATGACCACGATGACGATCACGGCGAGGAAGAAGGCGAAGAAAACATCGCCATCGACCTGAAGCAGGTGCGCTTCGACTTCGAAGCCGGCGTCGCACTGGGCGGCTTCTTCGACGAGTTGGTCGTGCGCCTCGGCCATTCCGATTACACGCATACCGAGCTGGAGGGCGACGAGATCGGCACCGTGTTCGACGTGCGCGGCACCGAGGGCCGGTTCGAGCTGACACAGGCGCCGACCGAGAACTGGCGCGGCGCGATCGGCGCGCAATTCTACCTGCGCGATTTCCAGGCGATCGGCGAAGAGGCTTTCGTTGCCCCGAACGAGACCGAGCAATTCGCCCTTTTCACCCTGCAGGAACTGATGTTCGGCCCGGTGGAGCTGGAAATTGGCGCTAGGTATGAAAACACAACCCAATCCTCGGCCCCGCTTGGTATCGAGCGCGATTTCGATACCTTCTCGGGCGCGGTGGGCCTCGCCTACACGGTCAGCCGCGATGCGCGCATCGGCTTCAACGCGACGCGCACCGAACGCGCGCCCGCCGGTGAGGAACTCTTCGCCGACGGCCCGCACCTCGCCACCCAGCAATTCGAGATCGGCGATCCCGACCTAGGCGTCGAGTCCGTATGGGGGCTGGAAGGTTATTTCGATGCCAATATCGGCCGCGTGCAGGCCCGCGTTGCCGCCTTCTACAACACATTCGACGATTTCATCTACCTGAGTGAAACGGGCGAAGAAGAGGACGAGCTGCCCGTCTTCGAATTCCTGCAGAACGATGCCGATTTCTACGGCTTCGAGGTCGAGGCATCGGCACCCATCGCCACCTTCTCGGGCGGTACGATCCTGGCCGATGTAGGCGCGTCCTATGTCGAGGCCGAGCTGAACGATGGCACCCCGTTGCCGCGCATCCCGCCGCTGGAGCTGTCGGGCGCGCTGGAATGGCAATCCGACCTGTTCGACCTGCGCGGCGAAGTGGAATGGTATGACGACCAGACCCGCACCGCGCCGTTCGAGGAAGAGACCGAAGGCTTCACCCATGTGAATCTTTCGGCCGCCATCCACCCCTTCCGCGGAGACCGCTTCGTGCTGCTGTTGCAGGCGAATAACATCTTCGACGTGGAAGGCCGCCGCCATACCAGCTTCACGAAGGAATTCGTGCCGCTGGCCGGCCGCAACTTCCGCATCACGGCAAGAACGAGGTTTTGA
- the dcd gene encoding dCTP deaminase, with protein sequence MAILSDKWIRKAAQDNGMIEPFVEAQRREGNISYGLSSYGYDARVAPEFKIFTNIDSAVVDPKDFASNSFVDKETDCCIIPPNSFALARTVEYFRIPDDVLVICLGKSTYARCGIIVNVTPLEPGWEGHVTLEFSNTTPLPAKIYANEGACQFLFLQGNERPETTYADRAGKYMGQRGVTLPRL encoded by the coding sequence ATGGCCATTCTATCGGACAAGTGGATTCGCAAGGCAGCGCAGGACAACGGCATGATCGAGCCGTTTGTGGAAGCGCAGCGCCGCGAGGGGAACATCTCCTACGGGCTTTCGAGCTATGGCTACGACGCCCGCGTCGCGCCCGAGTTCAAGATCTTCACCAATATCGACAGTGCGGTGGTCGATCCGAAGGATTTTGCCAGCAACAGCTTCGTCGACAAGGAAACTGATTGCTGCATCATCCCGCCCAACAGCTTCGCGCTGGCGCGGACGGTGGAGTATTTCCGCATCCCCGACGATGTGCTCGTCATCTGCCTTGGCAAAAGCACCTATGCGCGCTGCGGCATCATCGTGAACGTCACCCCGCTGGAACCGGGCTGGGAAGGCCATGTGACGCTGGAATTCTCCAACACCACGCCGCTGCCCGCCAAGATCTACGCCAATGAAGGCGCATGCCAGTTCCTGTTTCTACAAGGCAATGAACGGCCCGAGACGACTTATGCCGACCGCGCGGGCAAATATATGGGCCAGCGCGGAGTAACGCTTCCGAGATTGTGA
- a CDS encoding lysophospholipid acyltransferase family protein translates to MIYLRNTAFYFCFFWGSCAYVIAAVAAIFVARERLRGICDAWSGFHQMLCEKLLRIEVIETGTRPEGRAFYAIKHESMFEAINLPYRFDHPALFAKQELFAIPGWGRVARIYGLIPVARNQGAKALRSMIREVQPLVEDDRPIIIFPEGTRVPHGSCPPLQSGFAALYKLLRLPVVPVAVTSGPSYHRVWKRPGTITLHFGEPIEAGLQRDEIEARVHAGINALNGDAAARGTHAAQLA, encoded by the coding sequence ATGATCTACCTGCGCAATACCGCGTTCTATTTCTGCTTTTTCTGGGGCAGCTGCGCCTATGTGATTGCGGCCGTTGCGGCGATCTTCGTTGCCCGCGAGAGGCTGCGGGGCATTTGCGATGCGTGGTCCGGTTTTCACCAGATGCTGTGCGAAAAGCTGCTGCGCATCGAAGTGATCGAGACCGGCACACGCCCCGAGGGCCGCGCCTTCTACGCCATCAAGCATGAAAGCATGTTCGAGGCGATCAATCTGCCATACCGCTTCGACCACCCCGCACTCTTCGCCAAACAGGAGCTGTTCGCCATCCCCGGCTGGGGGCGCGTGGCGCGGATCTACGGCCTGATCCCGGTTGCCCGAAACCAAGGCGCGAAAGCGCTGCGCAGCATGATCCGCGAAGTGCAACCGCTGGTGGAGGATGATCGCCCGATCATCATCTTCCCCGAAGGCACGCGCGTGCCGCATGGGTCATGTCCGCCGCTGCAATCGGGTTTCGCCGCCCTGTATAAGCTCCTCCGCCTGCCGGTCGTGCCGGTGGCCGTGACGAGCGGGCCGTCCTATCACCGCGTCTGGAAGCGGCCGGGCACCATTACGCTGCATTTCGGCGAGCCCATCGAAGCGGGCTTGCAGCGCGACGAAATCGAAGCGCGCGTGCATGCCGGGATCAATGCATTGAACGGCGACGCCGCAGCCCGTGGCACCCATGCCGCGCAGCTTGCCTAG
- a CDS encoding YdcF family protein, translating into MLIRRLVAIPLIVWALGFVWFSIALPQPAARAQTDAIVVPTGSGGRIERGLEILQTGAAEQMLVTGVDTTVQPAEFQAEFDVPSRIMDCCVTLGFSALDTRGNARETAQWLEDRDYNSLRLVTADYHMRRAALELQDQLPDDTSVTRDAVKSQASLDTLFLEYHKFIAVWVLQVLG; encoded by the coding sequence ATGTTGATCCGCCGCCTTGTTGCGATCCCGCTGATCGTGTGGGCCCTTGGCTTCGTGTGGTTTTCCATCGCACTGCCCCAGCCCGCCGCACGCGCGCAGACTGACGCGATCGTCGTTCCCACCGGCAGCGGCGGACGGATCGAGCGCGGCCTTGAAATTCTGCAAACGGGCGCTGCCGAACAGATGCTGGTGACAGGCGTGGACACGACCGTGCAGCCCGCTGAATTCCAGGCTGAATTCGATGTGCCTTCCCGCATCATGGACTGCTGCGTGACGCTCGGCTTTTCCGCCCTCGATACGCGCGGCAATGCGCGGGAAACGGCGCAGTGGCTGGAGGATCGCGATTACAACTCGCTGCGATTGGTCACGGCGGACTATCACATGCGCCGCGCCGCGCTGGAATTGCAGGACCAGCTGCCCGACGACACCTCTGTCACACGCGATGCGGTGAAATCGCAAGCGAGCCTCGACACGCTGTTCCTTGAATATCACAAGTTCATCGCGGTATGGGTGCTTCAGGTGCTGGGATGA
- a CDS encoding cell division protein FtsX, protein MSDAPSLIRRGSPRFGSESARMLPQARIAGPMPWVIAIMIALTVMATALGLSLSNVAGNARAAIAGDITVQIVEGAPAARERQAEAAVRLLQGRDDVAQVVRVPDEELEALISPWLGETSGQEDAVPVPALIDVRLSQDITADRLRALRSELTAVAPSARVDAQAGWLAPVFEAIRTVQYLAIGLVVLLALASVAAIWLAARSALGSNRDTIDVIHHLGGTDSQIARIFQRSIGMDAALGGAAGLALGVGAIFVLAQQFAALGSGLMTGGALTIRDWIAIACVPICGVLLAMLTARITVIGALRRML, encoded by the coding sequence TTGAGCGACGCTCCTTCCCTCATCCGCCGCGGATCGCCGCGCTTCGGCAGCGAAAGCGCGCGCATGTTGCCGCAGGCGCGCATTGCCGGGCCGATGCCGTGGGTGATCGCTATCATGATCGCTTTGACCGTCATGGCGACCGCGCTTGGCCTCTCGCTCAGCAATGTCGCTGGCAATGCGCGGGCGGCGATTGCAGGCGACATCACCGTACAGATCGTCGAAGGCGCTCCCGCTGCGCGGGAGCGGCAGGCAGAAGCGGCAGTGCGCCTGCTGCAGGGCCGCGATGATGTGGCGCAGGTTGTGCGCGTTCCGGACGAGGAACTGGAAGCCCTGATCTCCCCGTGGCTTGGCGAGACGAGCGGGCAGGAAGACGCCGTGCCTGTCCCCGCCCTGATCGACGTGCGCCTCTCGCAAGACATTACCGCAGATCGACTGCGCGCGCTCCGCAGCGAGTTGACCGCCGTGGCTCCCTCGGCGCGGGTGGATGCGCAGGCCGGGTGGCTGGCACCGGTGTTCGAGGCGATCCGCACTGTACAATACCTCGCCATCGGGCTCGTCGTGTTGCTGGCGCTTGCCAGCGTCGCCGCCATCTGGCTGGCGGCGCGCAGTGCATTGGGCTCCAATCGCGATACGATCGACGTCATCCACCACCTCGGCGGGACGGACAGCCAGATCGCGCGCATCTTCCAGCGTTCCATCGGCATGGATGCCGCTCTTGGCGGGGCAGCCGGGCTGGCATTGGGCGTCGGCGCGATTTTCGTGCTCGCCCAGCAGTTCGCCGCGCTCGGATCGGGACTGATGACGGGCGGCGCGCTGACCATTCGGGACTGGATTGCGATCGCCTGCGTGCCTATCTGCGGCGTGCTGCTGGCGATGCTGACCGCCCGCATCACCGTGATCGGCGCGCTGCGGCGCATGTTGTGA